In the genome of Nycticebus coucang isolate mNycCou1 chromosome X, mNycCou1.pri, whole genome shotgun sequence, the window attaattaattaaataaaacaagagaaccacttgagcccaaaagttttaggttgctgtgagcaaagatGTCAAGCACTctacagggcaacaaagtgagactctgtctcataaataaataaataataaaaagtggtGCTTTTTCCGcctgctcccccctccccccgaGCGCTGCTCCGGCTCCGCCGCGCTCGCTCCGAGCTCCGGCCTCCTGCAAAACTAGCGCCGCCGCTGTCTCCCTTCAGCCGCCATCATGATTATCTACCGGGACCTCATCAGCCATGATGAGATGTTCTCCGACATTTACAAGATCCGAGAGATCGCAGACGGCCTATGCTTGGAGGTGGAGGGGAAGATGGTCAGTAGGACAGAGGGTAACATTGATGACTCGCTCATTGGTGGAAATGCTTCCGCTGAAGGACCTGAGGGCGAAGGTACCGAAAGCACAGTTATCACTGGTGTTGATATTGTCATGAACCATCACTTGCAGGAAACCAGCTTCACAAAAGAAGCCTACAAGAAGTACTTCAAAGATTACATGAAGTCAATCAAAGGCAAACTTGAAGAACAGAGACCAGAAAGAGTAAAACCTTTTATGACAGGGGCTGCAGAACAAATCAAGCACATCCTGGCTAATTTCAAAAACTACCAGTTCTTTATTGGTGAAAACATGAATCCAGATGGCATGGTTGCTCTCCTGGACTACCGTGAGGATGGTGTGACCCcatatatgattttctttaaggatggtttagaaatggaaaaatgttaacaaatttggctattacaaatttgGATCTATCACCTGTCATCATAACTGGCTGCTGCTTGTCATCCACACAACACCAGGACTTAAGACAAACGGGACTGATGTCATCTTgagctcttcatttattttgaccgtgatttatttggagtggaggcattgtttttaaggaaaaacatgtcatgtaggttgtttaaaaataaaatgcatttaaactcaTTCGAGAGAATGCCTTTTAGTTTAATACACTTCTAAACTAAATCCATCCTATAGTGTTCCTGCAGAAGCTAGAGACTGGTTGTAGTCCACTACTAGAAAGCATAAGACTGTCATCAGATAAATTCTACAGTGGAAACCACTCCTGAGACTGGAATGTAAAGGAACCAAAAGTTTTAATTCTGAGTTACAGTAAAGGAAGAGACCATGCTCATAGCAGTGCCAACACTTGATGTGGAGCCTTAACACATTTCATCACCTACAACGGAAGTAGTGACTGTGGAAGAAATtaccaagagaataaaaagagactaattcagttggaaaaaaaataaataaataaaaaaaaataaaaagtggtgcTAGGAAAAGTACATATCCATATGCACAAATATATACTATGACCCATAtatcacaccatatacaaaagtaaactcaaaatggatcagagatttaaatataaaacctaaAGCTGTAAGACTTCTAGTGGAAAACACAGGATAAAATCCTTGTGAACAGGGATTAGGTGAGGATTTCATAGATGAGATGCCCTAAACCACAATTTGTAGTGAAGAAATCAATAAACTGGACTTCCTCAAAGTTAAAAACCTCACCTCTTCCAACTACATGTTTCAGAGAATGACAAGATAAGCCCATGACTgtgagaaaatgtttaaaaatcatatatctgGTAATAGAATTGtatctagaaaattaaaaaaaaaaaaatctcacagaaGCCAGTAAGGAGAAAACAGACCCTCCAATACAGAAACAAGCAAAAGATTAGAATATACTGAATATACTCTGTTAAACATATACAAACATCAAATAGgcaaatgaaaagatattcttaagggaaatgtaaatgaaaaactATGAGAGTCTATTAAACTCCCATGAGAataacaacaattaaaaagaCTGACCTGGGGCAGgatacaatggctcatgcctgtattcctaggactctgggaggccaaggtgggtggatcacctgagctcacaagttggagatcagcctgagtcagagtgagacctcatctctaaaaatagccaggcattgtggcaggcacctgtagtcccagctactcaggaggctgagaatcactcgagcccaagagtttaaggttgctgtgagctgtgacgcaacagtactctaccaaggacgacaaagacactgtctcaaaaataaataaataaataaatattgaaagacTTACCATATCAAGCAGTAGCACTGTTGCGGAAGATGaaactctcatacactgctgaTGGCAATGAAAAATGGTACAATCACTTTAAAAACTAGCAGTTGTTTACAATGTTAAATTTACATCTACTATATGTTCTACTCATTGCACCCTTAAGTATTTATCCTTGAGAAAGCAAGCATATTTTAGTGAAAAGATTTATTCaccaatgttcacagcagctttgttTACAAGAGCTCCCTATTGGAAAAAACCCAAGTATCCAACAACAggcaaacagataaaacaaattatGATACAGTCATATACTGGAGTAAtgttcagcaataaaaaataataattattaataagtgAAACAAAATGGATAAATCTAAAAACAAATAGGATGAATGCAAGGAagccaaatgaaaaacaaaaacaaacacacttcTATGAtcctatttaaataaatttctagcACATGAAACCTAATCTGTAGTAACAGAAATGCTGTGTTTGCCTGGGGAAAGGGCAAGAGGAGGGCTAAGGAGGCCAAGTTCTATAAAACTGAAAATGATATGCTCTGGGTAATATGATAATAATACTTAGACTTATCTAATTATTTGGGGGGACATGGCTTGGTATCGTTATAAGAGAAGAAATTATATGACAActattacttttcaaaatattacattcttatatgtgacattttgataattttaccTAGTACTTGAAAActtggtttcttaaaaaattcattatagaatgaataaaaatgtggTGACCATTGAAAAATGAATATTACAATCTCAAGTTGCTAGGAGGACCAAACCAACTACATTTCAAACCCATCTGAGAGATATATGGGAAttactgattattatttattttttattcttttttaattttttgtttttaagacagagtgtcagtctgtgccctgggtagagtgtcatggcatcctagctcacagcaacctcaaactcttgggctcaggcaatccccttgcttcaacatcctgaatagctgggactagcgcccaccacaaggtccagctagtttttctacttttagtagagatggggtctcactcttgctcaagctagtcttgaactccaaagtatccacctgcctcagcctcccagagtgctagaattacaggcgtgagctactgaaCCTGGCCTACTAATTATTATTTATAcaggtagaaaatatatgtaaatttattgcAAATACATGTTAAACATCAAATTCATTTTCCCAAATTGATTGTTCATTGCTTTTTGACAAACGCATCTCTAAAATGGACCTCAAGGGCTCCTACAAAGCATGTAGCTGCTGAAAATGGATGAAATTCCATCTGCTTTACCTCTTCTCCAAAATAGCATCTCTACTGTTAGGCTATGTTTTAAACTTCACAGAAACTATGCAATAACTTCTGTTCAGATCTATAAAGTCACTTGAGCCAGGTGACATATCCTACCAGGGATGGAAGTGTTTGGGTCTCCTGAGGACTGCTGCCCTTCAAATTTGAAGAAGCTTCAGCAACCATCATAACCCAGATCCTCAGAACCACCTCCTTCAAAAACGTGATATGAGCTCAGACACCTTCATGAAAGCTACACAAGGAGAGAAAATCCAGCAATCGCTATGCTTTATAGGAGTAACTATGTGCCTGGTACCACACTAGCTGAACACTGGATTTGTGATCAATGACTCTGATACAACTGGGTAGTGATTATAACAACCAGAAGGTACAATAGGTTTCTCACCAAgccctttttattctttcctcgTCTATCctctaaaaaatttgaaaagggcagcacctgtggctcagtgagtagggcgctggccccatataccaaggttggagggttcaaacccagccccggccaaactgcaataaaaaaaaaaatagccaggcgttgtggcaggggcctgtag includes:
- the LOC128577423 gene encoding translationally-controlled tumor protein-like, with product MIIYRDLISHDEMFSDIYKIREIADGLCLEVEGKMVSRTEGNIDDSLIGGNASAEGPEGEGTESTVITGVDIVMNHHLQETSFTKEAYKKYFKDYMKSIKGKLEEQRPERVKPFMTGAAEQIKHILANFKNYQFFIGENMNPDGMVALLDYREDGVTPYMIFFKDGLEMEKC